One window of the Papaver somniferum cultivar HN1 unplaced genomic scaffold, ASM357369v1 unplaced-scaffold_115, whole genome shotgun sequence genome contains the following:
- the LOC113329073 gene encoding uncharacterized protein LOC113329073: MTASDHSSPNSPAHNSSGNPTQTNETHINPSGNPRTLDPYIIHPSDNPPTVLSSPLLQGDNYGSWVRGITKSLNAKGKLGFVDGSLPPPTDALQFQCWKRCDDLVGSWLLNSCQPDIRASCLYAPNSHAIWKDLQVRFCVSNAPILFRLKSSIASIKQESMLVSLYYTKIKTLWDQYDSLVASTEACICGAGKHMIERLERERAMEFLQGLHDRLGHVRDKCYRLHGFPATTSSSPSPANSNMHLTAATAVTPADASAIPHALPTLSADQYARLLALINPAPESAQLEPRSNFAG; the protein is encoded by the exons ATGACTGCATCCGATCATTcatccccaaactctccagctCACAACTCTTCCGGAAATCCCACACAAACCAATGAAACCCACATCAATCCTTCAGGAAATCCTAGAACCCTAGACCCTTACATAATTCATCCTAGTGATAACCCTCCAACAGTGTTATCTTCTCCTCTTTTGCAAGGGGATAATTATGGTTCCTGGGTGAGAGGAATCACAAAATCCTTGAATGCTAAGGGTAAGCttggttttgttgatggttcTCTCCCTCCCCCAACAGATGCGTTGCAGTTTCAATGTTGGAAGAGATGTGACGACCTTGTAGGCAGTTGGCTTCTAAACTCCTGCCAACCAGACATCAGGGCTAGCTGTTTATATGCCCCCAATTCTCATGCTATCTGGAAGGATTTACAGGTGAGGTTTTGTGTTTCCAATGCTCCGATTCTTTTCCGTTTAAAGTCCTCTATTGCTTCCATCAAACAGGAATCCATGCTTGTTTCTCTCTACTATACAAAAATCAAGACACTGTGGGATCAATATGATTCCCTGGTTGCTTCTACTGAAGCTTGTATTTGTGGTGCTGGAAAGCACATGATTGAGAGACTTGAAAGGGAGCGTGCCATGGAGTTTCTGCAGGGTCTGCACGACAG ACTTGGTCATGTCAGAGACAAGTGTTATCGACTTCATGGTTTTCCTGCCACCACCAGTAGCTCTCCATCTCCGGCTAACAGCAATATGCATCTCACTGCAGCAACTGCAGTTACACCAGCTGATGCGTCTGCCATTCCGCATGCTCTTCCGACGCTGTCTGCTGACCAATATGCACGTCTTTTGGCCTTAATCAACCCTGCGCCAGAATCTGCACAGCTTGAACCTCGTTCCAATTTCGCAG GCTAG